The region TGGCTCTTCCATTCTGAGTTCTGTTCCTTGCAGGGCCTGGCTCAAACCCACCCTTGGGTTCTGGACACCACTCTTGTGTCTTTATTGTAAATACCCTCTCCTTTTGTCTATAACCATTTTAATAGGGTGACTGTGACTGACAAGTAAAAACCTTGATTAGAACAATCTTCTCTCACTTCCATCCGAGTCCTCTTCTGGCCATCGATTTCCCCCCATTTATTCTCTCTTGGGAAATCCACAGAGTCCCCATAATCTCTTGGCTTCTCTCTTTTCTGGGACCAAATGATCCCAATTCCAACTCCCATCTTGCCCCTACTCACCTGTATCttgctcaactttttttttttggctctgtggAACAGcatgttccctgaccagggatcgaacttgtgcccCCGCATTagaagcacagagttttaaccactgggaAGTCCCTTCCTCAAATTTCATGCCCTAAAAAACCCAGGTTTTCCAGAAAAAGCCCTCCCGGACTACTCAGACCTCAGGGATCCCCTCTTCCAATGACCTCCAATAGCACCAGACTATGTCCATGGGTCCCCGTTCCCAGACCACAGCCTGGGTCCAGGATGGCTTCATCGGCACCATCTAGAGCATGTTAAAATATTACAGACTCCCTGTCACCACTCTCCCCAGCCCcgagattctaattcagtagatctgggagAAGCCTGTACTTTTTAAAAGGCTCCCAGGTGACTCTTCTCTGTATTccagtttgaaaaccaccaaTCTGTACCACTCACTTGGTACTTGACATAAACTACTTTGTATAGTTAGTTACCACTTtgtgtgcattttaaattttgttcacaGTAAACTAAAACCTTCCAGGCCACAGATTTAGAGAGCATTCAGGTGGATCTCTCCTAGACCTCCCTCTTACCAGATACCTTGCTGATCTACTCTGCTACCCTCCTACCTGATATGATTGACCCCAGGCAGAAGATATGGCCATCCTACCCAAGCCTTGGGCCTCTTTGTCATGCTTGGGACTCTAGGGAATGTAGAAAAAGGAGATGACATTGTAGATCATGGCTGGATACCGATGGCCTCTTCATGACAGAGTAAATCTGGACAAGACTTAAATTTCCATGAACGTTTCCTCTCCTGGTGCCCTGTAGAACTGTCATTGGTTGCGGCGAGTTGCAATGAACAGGATACTGTGCATTCCTTTGGGGACAAATCTGAATTCAGGATGTTGATTTCATGATGTCCATGTGAAACGGTCCATTCACAAGTGACACACAGGGGCCCCAAACTGATGAGTCAAAATGGGGCAAGACGTAGCTAGACTGGCCCGGGAATGATTGTCAATCCCCAGTAGCGGGTGGTCATGTTCAGTAGTCATCTCCAGAAGTCCCCACTTCCAGATCCCAGCATCCCTTACACCCTGAAAGAATTGGCCAAGACCTGGTAAAATGAATACAGTGCAAacactgtttaaaattttactgctGCTAGCCAGGGCTTTGGGTAGAgcaagaaagtgtgtgtgtgtgtgtgtgtgtgtgtgtgtgttttgcggGTGGGAAAGGGAACTCCTTGGTGCCCCACAAGTCCCTGCCATGAGTACGGGAGCCAAAAAGGAGGAGACCTATAGGACAGAGGTTGATCCCATTCAAAGTCAGCACGGTGGGGACGAATGTAGTAGACTGGCACTGAGCATCCAGGGGCCGTCAGACACTTGCCAGGAAGCCGTAGGCCGTCTCGCCTACCTGTTTCTCTCAGAAGGGCCATTACCTAAAGTAGCAAAAACCATATGACCAAGGTTGTCCCAGCTCACGCTTCTGGGATCCCatctctgcccacctcccccaAACCTGACACCCTCGCCTCACCTCTGCTCTTCTATTCCCTGCCTCCCATTCGTCCctgaccccacccctccccacagtATCTCTCATCCGCCACCCTCGTCCCGTGCAGAGTCGTCTGCTTTCCTCCCCACCAGACTCCCGGGTCCTGCGCACCTGGGGGTGCTGGACAGGCATGTGCCTGTGATGATGAGGGTGACGCCCACGAGGAAGCCGGCCAGGCCAAGGGCCAGGCCGAGGGTGCAGACCAGGGTCTCTGTGGTGTCAGGCAGCAGGGTAGGCACCTGGGGCtctgggagagaaagggagggtcAGGGGGTCGGGCAAAGGTGAAGGGCACACGGGTGTGAGAaggggggcctggggagggggcctcGTACCCCAGTGCTTAAAGAGCGGCTTGTCCAGGCCCCAGTGTTCCACCTTGCAGTCATAGAAGTCGTCCACCGAGGGCACGAAGGGCAAGTAGTGGAACTTCTGGAACAGATGGTCGGGCTGGGCATAGAAGCTGGTCTGGGTCACCCCCTCGGTGATGGTCTGACCGTTGCGCAGCCAGGTGATATTGATGACAGGGGGGAAGATGTTCTCCACGACGCAGATGAGGACGTTGGGCTGGCCCAGCTCCACGTGAGACTTGGGCAGCACAGTCACTCTTGGGGGCACTAGGAGGAACCAGGCCCTGAATCCCACAGGCTCAGCCCTCCAGCTGGGCCTTATCAGGGCTGGGATTGAAGGGTGTTTCCTCCTAGTAGCTTTCCGAGGGCAGGGAGTGGTCTAGGATGGTGACACCAGAACAGAAGCAGGGGGACAGAGAGATGAGAGATTGTGGAGGGCAGATGGGGCCCCAGGGGGTCCTGGATCTGCCAGGTCCCTGATGGGGAGTCCAGCGGGAGGGGTCATTTCTCAAGAGGAAGAGGTTGCTGAAGGAATCTGAGAAGATCTAGCACCTCCTGGGAAGGAAAGGGCCTGAGCACAGCAGTCTCAGATTCCCAGAGTGGAGCCCAGGAGTCAGTAGAGGCCTGTGAGGGGGGGAGGaggcttctctgggcctcccctGCCTACCAGGGGCTTGGTGGAGGggggcacagaggaaaggcccgGTACCGTTGGCGGCTCTGGTACGGTTCGAGCGCTCCACCAAGACGTCCAGATGCGCTTTGATCATCCTGATACTGGCCAGCCCACTCTGCGGGTCAAAGTAGGCGAAGTTGCCAAATTCAGGCAGACGCCACACGGCCTCCCTCTTCTTCAGGTCCACAGAGAACAGCTGCTCTCCATCGAAATCATAGGTGAACTGACCCGAGCCATCATAGGACTGGTAGAAGGCTGGTCCGTAGGAGCCCATGTGGTCAGCTGTATTGGGTGAGTTCAGGGtcgagggagaaaagaaaaggtatcAGTCTCATCCATCAGATGTGATGTATTGAGTCTCTGAGCTGTGCCCCATCCTTGGTTCTGTGTGGGGGCAGAGTACCGTTCTGATGCGGAGCTGGTCCTTGGAGACTAGAAGGGTTGTCAAGGGATGGAagggagaggatggagggaaTGGGCACATCCCCTGCACACTGACCAGCACAGAGGCATGGGTGCAGCCTGGCATACCGGGTTGGGAAGAGGAGAGGTTGTCTAAACTCAGGCTTGGGATCCCCAGAGTTAAATCTTGGCTCTGATGGTCTGCCCCAGCTGTGCTACCAGGTCCTGTGTGTGAGATGAGAGGTGAGTAGGGGTGGAATGAGGAGAAGATAAGTAAGGTTAAGAGCATCCATGGAGCTTTGGGCACAGAGATGCAGTGTAAGTGGATGTGAGGGAAAACAGGTGATAGCTGGCAGGAGTAAGAATTAAGATTTGTGACCAGAGactgaagggatagaaaaaggcAACCCAAGGTATTGCAAAGAGCAGTGGAAAAGGAGTCAGAAGTTCAGGGTTCATGTCCCAGCTCTTCTGTCTCAGAGCATTATGATCAAATGTGTCTCTTCCCAGGACTGAGGCTCAATTTTCTAGAAATTGGGAGTTAGGTGTTCGTTGATAAGATGCCTTTATAATTCTATGAAATTATTTGTGCAATGGTCGTGAGAAACCACCATGTGCCCAGCACGATACCAGGCCCCAAGGAAACACAGACAAACCAGCTGGGGACCCCGCACATAAGGAACTCAAGTCTAGAGCAGGATGAAGACAGATAAACAGCTACCTATTGACCTGGTGATAAATACAGCAATAGAAACTGGGCTCGCCCCAAGCCAGAAAGTGGTACAGAAATCAGGATGCTGGGCAGCAGTAGGACGGAGGTTTGGGtctcagagaggagggaggaatgagGAGGCACCTGAATGTGATGCTGGGCTGAGCTGCACCTGTATTTTAGGTCCAGGACAGACCTGATAGAGGTGAGAGGGATGCGGGTAACAGAAGTTGCCCATAAACCACAGGAAAGAAACTGTTCACTCTCTGTACCACCTGGCGTGTAACCCCACAcccttaatctcctctcctcacccaGCACCCTCTGCACTCACCCTTGATGGCCCCAGCTTCCGGGGGGCTCAGGAGAGTCATCAAGGTGTGGAGTCCCAGGACCAGCTCCCCACTGAGGACCATTGTCCCCTGGTGCTTTAACCAAATAAGTCCCAGTCGGTGTGGGGGGtaaaggaagagggggaaggtaaagaggaagaaacagattCTAGGATGGGGGAGCCCCCTGCTGTATTCAGCCAATCAGAGAAATTCTCTGAGTTAGTGTAGCTGTTGCTGGGGAAAGAAGTAGAGGAAAGAGCCTGGGTGAGAAGATGGAAGAATTCATTGGGCCCACGAGCACCAGGGAGGCTTGGTCCACAGGAAGTCAAAGGGATGGGAGGGGCTTAGATTAACTGTTTCTACATCCTCCAAGAAGGGATCCTGTGAAGGGAGAGAAAAGGCCATCAGAGCACCGCACAGCTGAGCTCAAACAAATCCTCTATCTTAATCCATGGTGTAGGGACTCCTATTCGTCCTATAAGTTTCTGTGGACCAATCtggagttaaaaaataaaataaatttggggattccttggcggtccagtggttaggactctacgcttccacttcaggggacatgggttcaatccctggtggggga is a window of Physeter macrocephalus isolate SW-GA chromosome 18, ASM283717v5, whole genome shotgun sequence DNA encoding:
- the LOC102992942 gene encoding HLA class II histocompatibility antigen, DO alpha chain is translated as MVLSGELVLGLHTLMTLLSPPEAGAIKADHMGSYGPAFYQSYDGSGQFTYDFDGEQLFSVDLKKREAVWRLPEFGNFAYFDPQSGLASIRMIKAHLDVLVERSNRTRAANVPPRVTVLPKSHVELGQPNVLICVVENIFPPVINITWLRNGQTITEGVTQTSFYAQPDHLFQKFHYLPFVPSVDDFYDCKVEHWGLDKPLFKHWEPQVPTLLPDTTETLVCTLGLALGLAGFLVGVTLIITGTCLSSTPR